The proteins below come from a single Papaver somniferum cultivar HN1 chromosome 11, ASM357369v1, whole genome shotgun sequence genomic window:
- the LOC113321433 gene encoding uncharacterized protein LOC113321433 isoform X1, protein MFGKAPRVLPSVGLSGSGALSHVYIQHPPLRCRVPGSVGLFFDDANKLVLSPTAGQVFGWKTNSLAQQSTPTSDSVGEGPVLSIRYSLDGKVIAIQRSNIEIEFRNRESREAFVQKCKSESESILGFFWTDCPTCDLIIIKTCGLDLCTYEPGLKALRLVDTRKLNVNWYVYTHESRMILLASGMQSNTFTAFQFSFGGVIRLPRFEMAMTKAEANQKPVLYEEDLHIITVYGRIYCLQVDRVAMLLHFYRFYRDAVMQQGSFPIYSSKIAVNVVDNVILVHQVDAKVVIMYDIISDSHVPISAPLPLLLRGLPRVNGSSSGFSNIDAVDLETDEICDHEDIIYGDGWTFLIPDLICDAAHGTLWRIHLDLEAIAASSSEVSSVLEFLQRRKLESIKAKQLSLSIMRTQILERQPVPVVSRAIDTLVMSYLHSVKMGVSIQGRLVGGEKTVTSDNQHFDDSRFLINVPTSSADIHINSIKHGAMSGGEREYRQSISGDVQTESTGLTAGSTGNIRSSIGSDAEENMNLELLGSGSGDSHTAADIEQPLQPQGSGAGENRSESDVPGQRELQVASAAISPDEMYQFIFASVEEEMAGDPAYLVAIIVEYLRSAASEKLKVHPNLNMMTIQLLARSERFAELWMFVLNKIVEPSKEVALQLLELGRQNFMTRKLGMDMLRKLMLHRDYVLLLVQDGYYIESLRYARKNKVISIRPSVFLEAAVSSNNSQHLAAVLRFFMDSNPTFKNTTDYSMYRRILNEMSAVAAA, encoded by the exons ATGTTTGGAAAAGCACCAAGGGTGCTACCTAGTGTAGGCTTAAGTGGATCTGGTGCTCTGTCACATGTTTACATTCAACACCCTCCCTTGAGATGCCGGGTTCCTGGGTCAGTGGGTCTATTCTTCGATGATGCGAATAAATTAGTACTGTCCCCGACAGCTGGCCAG GTTTTTGGATGGAAAACCAATTCACTTGCTCAGCAAAGCACTCCCACCTCTGATTCTGTAGGGGAAGGACCTGTTCTTTCTATTCGGTATTCTTTAGATGGGAAGGTAATAGCAATACAAAGGTCAAATATCGAGATCGAGTTCAGAAATAGAGAGAGCAGGGAGGCTTTTGTTCAGAAATGCAAATCAGAATCTGAGAGCATATTGGGATTCTTTTGGACAGATTGTCCAACATGTGATTTAATTATCATTAAAACTTG TGGATTGGATTTGTGTACTTACGAACCTGGGTTAAAAGCACTACGTTTGGTGGACACGAGGAAACTAAACGTGAACTGGTATGTTTATACACACGAAAGTCGGATGATTCTGCTTGCATCCGGGATGCAAAGCAATACTTTCACCGCATTTCAG TTTTCCTTTGGAGGAGTCATTCGCTTGCCACGGTTTGAGATGGCAATGACTAAAGCAGAAGCTAACCAAAAACCTGTTCTGTATGAAGAAGATCTGCATATAATTACTGT CTATGGTAGGATATACTGCTTGCAAGTTGATAGGGTTGCAATGCTGCTCCATTTTTATAGGTTTTATCGTGATGCTGTCATGCAACAG GGTTCCTTTCCAATATATTCTAGCAAGATTGCAGTCAATGTGGTTGATAATGTTATTCTTGTCCATCAAGTGGATGCGAAAGTAGTCATAATGTATGACATAATTTCAGATTCTCACGTTCCGATCTCTGCTCCCCTTCCTCTTCTACTGAGGGGTTTGCCTAGGGTTAATGGTTCTTCCTCTGGGTTTAGTAATATAGACGCCGTTGATTTGGAGACAGATGAAATCTGTGATCACGAAGATATCATATACGGAGATGGTTGGACTTTTCTAATTCCTGACCTTATTTGTGATGCCGCTCATGGTACTTTGTGGAGGATTCATTTGGACCTAGAG GCAATCGCTGCCAGTAGCTCTGAAGTATCTTCTGTTCTAGAATTTCTGCAGCGTCGCAAGTTGGAATCCATTAAG GCTAAGCAATTGTCTCTGTCAATAATGCGCACTCAAATTCTAGAACGACAACCTGTGCCAGTGGTTTCTAGGGCGATAGACACGCTTGTCATGTCATACTTGCACTCGGTGAAGATGGGAGTTTCCATTCAGGGTAGACTTGTGGGAGGTGAAAAGACTGTAACTTCTGATAACCAGCATTTTGATGATTCTAGGTTTCTGATTAATGTACCAACAAGTAGTGCAGATATACACATAAATTCAATTAAGCATGGAGCTATGAGTGGAGGAGAACGTGAATACCGACAATCCATTAGTGGAGATGTACAGACAGAATCTACTGGTCTTACCGCAGGTTCCACGGGGAATATTCGATCATCAATAGGTTCTGATGCTGAGGAGAACATGAACCTGGAATTACTTGGATCTGGTTCTGGTGATTCTCATACAGCTGCCGACATTGAGCAACCTCTACAGCCACAAGGGTCCGGAGCAGGCGAAAACCGATCTGAGTCTGACGTTCCTGGGCAACGAGAGCTACAGGTTGCATCAGCTGCAATCTCACCTGATGAAATGTATCAATTCATATTTGCTTCAGTCGAGGAAGAGATGGCAGGGGACCCTGCTTACTTAGTTGCCATCATTGTTGAGTATTTGCGTAG TGCTGCTTCAGAAAAACTTAAAGTGCATCCAAATCTTAATATGATGACTATACAATTGCTTGCACGAAGTGAACgctttgcagagctttggatgtTTGTCTTGAACAAG ATTGTTGAACCCTCAAAGGAAGTTGCATTACAGCTCTTAGAGTTGGGACGTCAGAATTTTATGACAAGAAAGCTGGGTATGGATATGTTAAGGAAGTTAATGTTACATCGTGACTATGTTCTCCTACTAGTACAAGATGGCTATTATATTGAATCTCTTCGCTACGCACGGAAGAACAAG GTCATTTCAATTCGCCCTTCAGTGTTTCTTGAGGCTGCAGTCTCTTCCAATAACTCACAGCATTTAGCAGCAGTATTAAGATTCTTCATGGATTCCAATCCCACCTTCAAGAACACTACAGACTACAGCATGTACCGCCGTATTCTGAATGAAATGAGCGCAGTCGCAGCTGCTTGA
- the LOC113321433 gene encoding regulator of MON1-CCZ1 complex-like isoform X2, which yields MFGKAPRVLPSVGLSGSGALSHVYIQHPPLRCRVPGSVGLFFDDANKLVLSPTAGQVFGWKTNSLAQQSTPTSDSVGEGPVLSIRYSLDGKVIAIQRSNIEIEFRNRESREAFVQKCKSESESILGFFWTDCPTCDLIIIKTCGLDLCTYEPGLKALRLVDTRKLNVNWYVYTHESRMILLASGMQSNTFTAFQFSFGGVIRLPRFEMAMTKAEANQKPVLYEEDLHIITVYGRIYCLQVDRVAMLLHFYRFYRDAVMQQGSFPIYSSKIAVNVVDNVILVHQVDAKVVIMYDIISDSHVPISAPLPLLLRGLPRVNGSSSGFSNIDAVDLETDEICDHEDIIYGDGWTFLIPDLICDAAHGTLWRIHLDLEAIAASSSEVSSVLEFLQRRKLESIKAKQLSLSIMRTQILERQPVPVVSRAIDTLVMSYLHSVKMGVSIQGRLVGDIHINSIKHGAMSGGEREYRQSISGDVQTESTGLTAGSTGNIRSSIGSDAEENMNLELLGSGSGDSHTAADIEQPLQPQGSGAGENRSESDVPGQRELQVASAAISPDEMYQFIFASVEEEMAGDPAYLVAIIVEYLRSAASEKLKVHPNLNMMTIQLLARSERFAELWMFVLNKIVEPSKEVALQLLELGRQNFMTRKLGMDMLRKLMLHRDYVLLLVQDGYYIESLRYARKNKVISIRPSVFLEAAVSSNNSQHLAAVLRFFMDSNPTFKNTTDYSMYRRILNEMSAVAAA from the exons ATGTTTGGAAAAGCACCAAGGGTGCTACCTAGTGTAGGCTTAAGTGGATCTGGTGCTCTGTCACATGTTTACATTCAACACCCTCCCTTGAGATGCCGGGTTCCTGGGTCAGTGGGTCTATTCTTCGATGATGCGAATAAATTAGTACTGTCCCCGACAGCTGGCCAG GTTTTTGGATGGAAAACCAATTCACTTGCTCAGCAAAGCACTCCCACCTCTGATTCTGTAGGGGAAGGACCTGTTCTTTCTATTCGGTATTCTTTAGATGGGAAGGTAATAGCAATACAAAGGTCAAATATCGAGATCGAGTTCAGAAATAGAGAGAGCAGGGAGGCTTTTGTTCAGAAATGCAAATCAGAATCTGAGAGCATATTGGGATTCTTTTGGACAGATTGTCCAACATGTGATTTAATTATCATTAAAACTTG TGGATTGGATTTGTGTACTTACGAACCTGGGTTAAAAGCACTACGTTTGGTGGACACGAGGAAACTAAACGTGAACTGGTATGTTTATACACACGAAAGTCGGATGATTCTGCTTGCATCCGGGATGCAAAGCAATACTTTCACCGCATTTCAG TTTTCCTTTGGAGGAGTCATTCGCTTGCCACGGTTTGAGATGGCAATGACTAAAGCAGAAGCTAACCAAAAACCTGTTCTGTATGAAGAAGATCTGCATATAATTACTGT CTATGGTAGGATATACTGCTTGCAAGTTGATAGGGTTGCAATGCTGCTCCATTTTTATAGGTTTTATCGTGATGCTGTCATGCAACAG GGTTCCTTTCCAATATATTCTAGCAAGATTGCAGTCAATGTGGTTGATAATGTTATTCTTGTCCATCAAGTGGATGCGAAAGTAGTCATAATGTATGACATAATTTCAGATTCTCACGTTCCGATCTCTGCTCCCCTTCCTCTTCTACTGAGGGGTTTGCCTAGGGTTAATGGTTCTTCCTCTGGGTTTAGTAATATAGACGCCGTTGATTTGGAGACAGATGAAATCTGTGATCACGAAGATATCATATACGGAGATGGTTGGACTTTTCTAATTCCTGACCTTATTTGTGATGCCGCTCATGGTACTTTGTGGAGGATTCATTTGGACCTAGAG GCAATCGCTGCCAGTAGCTCTGAAGTATCTTCTGTTCTAGAATTTCTGCAGCGTCGCAAGTTGGAATCCATTAAG GCTAAGCAATTGTCTCTGTCAATAATGCGCACTCAAATTCTAGAACGACAACCTGTGCCAGTGGTTTCTAGGGCGATAGACACGCTTGTCATGTCATACTTGCACTCGGTGAAGATGGGAGTTTCCATTCAGGGTAGACTTGTGGGAG ATATACACATAAATTCAATTAAGCATGGAGCTATGAGTGGAGGAGAACGTGAATACCGACAATCCATTAGTGGAGATGTACAGACAGAATCTACTGGTCTTACCGCAGGTTCCACGGGGAATATTCGATCATCAATAGGTTCTGATGCTGAGGAGAACATGAACCTGGAATTACTTGGATCTGGTTCTGGTGATTCTCATACAGCTGCCGACATTGAGCAACCTCTACAGCCACAAGGGTCCGGAGCAGGCGAAAACCGATCTGAGTCTGACGTTCCTGGGCAACGAGAGCTACAGGTTGCATCAGCTGCAATCTCACCTGATGAAATGTATCAATTCATATTTGCTTCAGTCGAGGAAGAGATGGCAGGGGACCCTGCTTACTTAGTTGCCATCATTGTTGAGTATTTGCGTAG TGCTGCTTCAGAAAAACTTAAAGTGCATCCAAATCTTAATATGATGACTATACAATTGCTTGCACGAAGTGAACgctttgcagagctttggatgtTTGTCTTGAACAAG ATTGTTGAACCCTCAAAGGAAGTTGCATTACAGCTCTTAGAGTTGGGACGTCAGAATTTTATGACAAGAAAGCTGGGTATGGATATGTTAAGGAAGTTAATGTTACATCGTGACTATGTTCTCCTACTAGTACAAGATGGCTATTATATTGAATCTCTTCGCTACGCACGGAAGAACAAG GTCATTTCAATTCGCCCTTCAGTGTTTCTTGAGGCTGCAGTCTCTTCCAATAACTCACAGCATTTAGCAGCAGTATTAAGATTCTTCATGGATTCCAATCCCACCTTCAAGAACACTACAGACTACAGCATGTACCGCCGTATTCTGAATGAAATGAGCGCAGTCGCAGCTGCTTGA
- the LOC113321433 gene encoding regulator of MON1-CCZ1 complex-like isoform X3 — MFGKAPRVLPSVGLSGSGALSHVYIQHPPLRCRVPGSVGLFFDDANKLVLSPTAGQVFGWKTNSLAQQSTPTSDSVGEGPVLSIRYSLDGKVIAIQRSNIEIEFRNRESREAFVQKCKSESESILGFFWTDCPTCDLIIIKTCGLDLCTYEPGLKALRLVDTRKLNVNWYVYTHESRMILLASGMQSNTFTAFQFSFGGVIRLPRFEMAMTKAEANQKPVLYEEDLHIITVYGRIYCLQVDRVAMLLHFYRFYRDAVMQQGSFPIYSSKIAVNVVDNVILVHQVDAKVVIMYDIISDSHVPISAPLPLLLRGLPRVNGSSSGFSNIDAVDLETDEICDHEDIIYGDGWTFLIPDLICDAAHGTLWRIHLDLEAIAASSSEVSSVLEFLQRRKLESIKAKQLSLSIMRTQILERQPVPVVSRAIDTLVMSYLHSVKMGVSIQDIHINSIKHGAMSGGEREYRQSISGDVQTESTGLTAGSTGNIRSSIGSDAEENMNLELLGSGSGDSHTAADIEQPLQPQGSGAGENRSESDVPGQRELQVASAAISPDEMYQFIFASVEEEMAGDPAYLVAIIVEYLRSAASEKLKVHPNLNMMTIQLLARSERFAELWMFVLNKIVEPSKEVALQLLELGRQNFMTRKLGMDMLRKLMLHRDYVLLLVQDGYYIESLRYARKNKVISIRPSVFLEAAVSSNNSQHLAAVLRFFMDSNPTFKNTTDYSMYRRILNEMSAVAAA; from the exons ATGTTTGGAAAAGCACCAAGGGTGCTACCTAGTGTAGGCTTAAGTGGATCTGGTGCTCTGTCACATGTTTACATTCAACACCCTCCCTTGAGATGCCGGGTTCCTGGGTCAGTGGGTCTATTCTTCGATGATGCGAATAAATTAGTACTGTCCCCGACAGCTGGCCAG GTTTTTGGATGGAAAACCAATTCACTTGCTCAGCAAAGCACTCCCACCTCTGATTCTGTAGGGGAAGGACCTGTTCTTTCTATTCGGTATTCTTTAGATGGGAAGGTAATAGCAATACAAAGGTCAAATATCGAGATCGAGTTCAGAAATAGAGAGAGCAGGGAGGCTTTTGTTCAGAAATGCAAATCAGAATCTGAGAGCATATTGGGATTCTTTTGGACAGATTGTCCAACATGTGATTTAATTATCATTAAAACTTG TGGATTGGATTTGTGTACTTACGAACCTGGGTTAAAAGCACTACGTTTGGTGGACACGAGGAAACTAAACGTGAACTGGTATGTTTATACACACGAAAGTCGGATGATTCTGCTTGCATCCGGGATGCAAAGCAATACTTTCACCGCATTTCAG TTTTCCTTTGGAGGAGTCATTCGCTTGCCACGGTTTGAGATGGCAATGACTAAAGCAGAAGCTAACCAAAAACCTGTTCTGTATGAAGAAGATCTGCATATAATTACTGT CTATGGTAGGATATACTGCTTGCAAGTTGATAGGGTTGCAATGCTGCTCCATTTTTATAGGTTTTATCGTGATGCTGTCATGCAACAG GGTTCCTTTCCAATATATTCTAGCAAGATTGCAGTCAATGTGGTTGATAATGTTATTCTTGTCCATCAAGTGGATGCGAAAGTAGTCATAATGTATGACATAATTTCAGATTCTCACGTTCCGATCTCTGCTCCCCTTCCTCTTCTACTGAGGGGTTTGCCTAGGGTTAATGGTTCTTCCTCTGGGTTTAGTAATATAGACGCCGTTGATTTGGAGACAGATGAAATCTGTGATCACGAAGATATCATATACGGAGATGGTTGGACTTTTCTAATTCCTGACCTTATTTGTGATGCCGCTCATGGTACTTTGTGGAGGATTCATTTGGACCTAGAG GCAATCGCTGCCAGTAGCTCTGAAGTATCTTCTGTTCTAGAATTTCTGCAGCGTCGCAAGTTGGAATCCATTAAG GCTAAGCAATTGTCTCTGTCAATAATGCGCACTCAAATTCTAGAACGACAACCTGTGCCAGTGGTTTCTAGGGCGATAGACACGCTTGTCATGTCATACTTGCACTCGGTGAAGATGGGAGTTTCCATTCAGG ATATACACATAAATTCAATTAAGCATGGAGCTATGAGTGGAGGAGAACGTGAATACCGACAATCCATTAGTGGAGATGTACAGACAGAATCTACTGGTCTTACCGCAGGTTCCACGGGGAATATTCGATCATCAATAGGTTCTGATGCTGAGGAGAACATGAACCTGGAATTACTTGGATCTGGTTCTGGTGATTCTCATACAGCTGCCGACATTGAGCAACCTCTACAGCCACAAGGGTCCGGAGCAGGCGAAAACCGATCTGAGTCTGACGTTCCTGGGCAACGAGAGCTACAGGTTGCATCAGCTGCAATCTCACCTGATGAAATGTATCAATTCATATTTGCTTCAGTCGAGGAAGAGATGGCAGGGGACCCTGCTTACTTAGTTGCCATCATTGTTGAGTATTTGCGTAG TGCTGCTTCAGAAAAACTTAAAGTGCATCCAAATCTTAATATGATGACTATACAATTGCTTGCACGAAGTGAACgctttgcagagctttggatgtTTGTCTTGAACAAG ATTGTTGAACCCTCAAAGGAAGTTGCATTACAGCTCTTAGAGTTGGGACGTCAGAATTTTATGACAAGAAAGCTGGGTATGGATATGTTAAGGAAGTTAATGTTACATCGTGACTATGTTCTCCTACTAGTACAAGATGGCTATTATATTGAATCTCTTCGCTACGCACGGAAGAACAAG GTCATTTCAATTCGCCCTTCAGTGTTTCTTGAGGCTGCAGTCTCTTCCAATAACTCACAGCATTTAGCAGCAGTATTAAGATTCTTCATGGATTCCAATCCCACCTTCAAGAACACTACAGACTACAGCATGTACCGCCGTATTCTGAATGAAATGAGCGCAGTCGCAGCTGCTTGA